A window from Telopea speciosissima isolate NSW1024214 ecotype Mountain lineage chromosome 8, Tspe_v1, whole genome shotgun sequence encodes these proteins:
- the LOC122638286 gene encoding hypersensitive-induced response protein 1-like encodes MGQALCCIQVDQSNVAIKETFGKFDDVLEPGCHFLPWCLGSQIAGHLSLRVQQLDVRCETKTKDNVFVTVVASVQYRPLAEKASDAFYKLSNTRAQIQAYVFDVIRASVPKLELDSAFEQKNEIAKAVEDELEKAMSAYGYEIVQTLIVDIEPDERVKRAMNEINAAARMRVAANEKAEAEKILQIKRAEGDAESKYLSGLGVARQRQAIVDGLRDSVLAFSVNVPGTTAKDVMDMVLVTQYFDTMKEIGASSKSSAVFIPHGPGAVKDVASQIREGLLQGNAISE; translated from the exons ATGGGACAAGCACTTTGCTGTATTCAAGTAGATCAGTCAAACGTGGCCATCAAAGAGACTTTTGGAAAGTTTGATGATGTGCTTGAGCCTGGCTGTCATTTCTTGCCTTGGTGTCTGGGGAGTCAGATAGCTGGGCACCTTTCATTGCGGGTGCAGCAACTTGATGTTCGATGTGAAACAAAGACTAAG GATAATGTCTTTGTCACTGTGGTTGCATCTGTTCAATACCGCCCTTTGGCAGAGAAAGCATCTGATGCTTTCTATAAGCTCAGCAACACCAGGGCGCAGATCCAAGCATATGTTTTCGATG TTATCAGGGCAAGCGTGCCAAAGTTGGAGTTGGATTCTGCCTTCGAGCAAAAGAATGAGATAGCAAAAGCTGTTGAAGATGAGCTTGAAAAG GCTATGTCAGCATATGGTTATGAGATTGTCCAGACACTTATTGTGGATATTGAACCAGACGAGCGTGTAAAGAGAGCAATGAATGAAATAAATGCAG CTGCTAGAATGAGGGTGGCAGCAAATGAGAAGGCTGAAGCAGAGAAGATATTGCAGATCAAGCGAGCTGAGGGAGATGCAGAGTCCAAGTATCTGTCAGGGCTTGGTGTAGCTCGCCAGCGCCAGGCCATTGTGGATGGATTGAGGGACAGTGTACTGGCCTTCTCTGTGAATGTGCCAGGGACAACAGCAAAGGATGTAATGGACATGGTACTTGTGACCCAATACTTTGATACAATGAAGGAGATTGGAGCATCATCAAAGTCTTCTGCTGTTTTCATACCTCATGGGCCCGGAGCTGTGAAGGACGTTGCTTCGCAGATTAGGGAAGGTCTTCTTCAGGGTAATGCCATTTCGGAGTAA
- the LOC122670875 gene encoding hypersensitive-induced response protein-like protein 1 — protein sequence MGNLFCCVQVDQSQVAIEERFGKFENVLEPGCHCVPWIVGNQVAGHLSLRLQQLDVRCETKTKDNVFVNVVASIQYRALADSASDAFYKLSNTKSQIQAYVFYVIRASVPKLDLDDVFVQKTGIAKAVEEELEKAMSAYGFEIVQTLIVDIEPDEHVKRAMNEINAASRLRAAATDKAEAEKIVQIKRAEGEAEAKYLSGLGIARQRQAIVDGLRDSVLSFSVNVPGTTAKDVMDMVLVTQYFDTMKEIGASSKSSAVFIPHGPGAVRDVATQIRDGLLQGSQIAQ from the exons atgggCAACCTTTTTTGCTGTGTTCAAGTCGATCAATCCCAAGTAGCTATCGAGGAGAGATTTGGGAAGTTTGAGAATGTTCTTGAGCCAGGATGCCATTGTGTGCCTTGGATCGTTGGGAACCAGGTAGCTGGGCATCTCTCCCTTAGGTTGCAGCAGCTGGACGTGCGTTGTGAGACCAAGACAAAG GATAATGTATTTGTCAATGTTGTTGCATCTATCCAATACCGAGCCTTGGCTGATAGTGCGAGTGATGCTTTCTATAAACTAAGCAatacaaaatcccaaatccagGCCTATGTTTTTTATG tgATCCGAGCAAGCGTTCCTAAGCTCGATCTAGATGATGTTTTCGTGCAGAAGACTGGAATTGCTAAAGCTGTAGAAGAGGAGCTTGAAAAG GCTATGTCTGCCTATGGTTTCGAGATCGTTCAGACTTTAATTGTTGATATAGAGCCTGATGAGCACGTGAAGCGAGCAATGAATGAAATCAATGCTG CTTCAAGACTGAGGGCAGCAGCAACTGATAAGGCAGAGGCTGAGAAGATTGTTCAAATTAAACGTGCGGAGGGGGAAGCTGAAGCAAAATATTTGTCGGGGTTGGGTATTGCTCGTCAACGCCAAGCAATTGTAGATGGGTTGAGAGACAGTGTATTAAGCTTCTCAGTGAATGTTCCAGGGACAACTGCAAAAGATGTTATGGACATGGTTCTTGTCACTCAATATTTTGACACCATGAAGGAGATTGGTGCTTCCTCTAAATCATCTGCTGTGTTTATCCCTCATGGACCTGGTGCTGTTCGTGATGTTGCAACCCAAATTCGTGATGGACTTCTTCAAGGATCACAGATCGCCCAGTAA